In a single window of the Tetrapisispora phaffii CBS 4417 chromosome 11, complete genome genome:
- the TPHA0K01340 gene encoding uncharacterized protein (similar to Saccharomyces cerevisiae MTL1 (YGR023W) and MID2 (YLR332W); ancestral locus Anc_4.159), with product MLLKLSYVLAATWFNGANVLAASDNSTTPRSYSSTFSQYRFSSLYSSASENNGSSQQMSSSTGYSSSLFQSSSLTTSYVSSSYLSSSSLTSSSSESSESSSSSSSSSSSSSSHTERSSITESSSSTYESSSSYESSFSQTESTSQHQPSSTAYESPSSSMDEPSTSAESSASLLRATLTTVINGSTILSDIYVTLSATATASANNNNTNANNHSGLSKKNRNIVIGCVVGIGVPVLLALLIIFYIFCIQSKKTDFINSDGQVVTAYSANKFTAWWYNLLGKDTSEKYETKSPLGGSSSDLDEQLNDRSSLNNDDSLDLLVTRDEFRHSRGHSLNQLPSPRLPATTIDRNGSIRTNQNYNGRGTIRIQNGLPSDLNEEPDHVDNAVNENRNSHAKSNSDSSNSNFTSIEENKYYEDNDSNEINPRNF from the coding sequence atgcTGCTCAAGTTGTCCTATGTGCTGGCTGCTACATGGTTTAATGGTGCTAATGTTCTAGCTGCTTCAGATAATAGCACTACGCCAAGGAGTTACTCTTCTACTTTCTCCCAATACAGGTTTTCGTCTCTGTACTCTTCTGCCAGTGAGAATAATGGGAGTTCTCAACAGATGTCGAGTTCCACCGGATACTCTTCGAGCTTATTCCAGTCGTCATCATTAACTACATCGTACGTATCGTCGTCGTACTTGTCGTCATCATCTTTAACATCATCGTCGTCGGAATCGTCGGAATCATCGTCGTCGTCATCGTCGTCATCAAGCTCAAGTTCTAGTCATACGGAACGTTCATCAATAACAGAGTCCTCTTCTTCAACATATGAATCATCAAGTTCCTACGAGTCCTCCTTTAGTCAAACCGAATCTACTTCGCAACACCAACCTTCTTCAACAGCATATGAATCCCCTTCATCTTCCATGGATGAACCTTCTACTAGTGCAGAATCTTCGGCGTCTTTGCTTAGAGCAACTCTAACAACAGTTATCAACGGTTCAACCATCCTTTCTGATATCTATGTCACATTGTCAGCAACAGCCACCGCTAGtgcaaataataataatacaaatgCAAATAATCATAGTGGTCtttcaaaaaagaatagAAATATCGTCATCGGTTGTGTCGTCGGTATTGGTGTTCCAGTGCTTCTAGCGTTATTAATcattttctatattttttgcaTACAATCAAAGAAGactgattttattaattcagATGGCCAAGTCGTTACTGCATACAGTGCAAATAAATTTACAGCTTGGTGGTATAACCTACTGGGGAAAGATACAAGCGAAAAGTACGAAACCAAATCCCCGCTTGGTGGTTCTTCTTCAGATTTAGATGAACAATTGAATGATCGttcatctttaaataatgacGATTCATTAGATCTCCTGGTCACAAGGGATGAATTTAGACATAGCAGAGGCCATAGCTTAAACCAACTCCCTTCTCCCAGATTACCAGCAACGACAATAGATAGAAATGGAAGTATTAGAACAAATCAAAACTACAATGGTCGTGGAACAATAAGGATACAGAATGGATTACCAAGTGATTTGAATGAAGAACCAGATCATGTGGACAATGCCGTAAATGAAAACCGTAATAGTCATGCTAAAAGTAATAGTGACTCAAGTAATTCGAATTTCACCAGTAtcgaagaaaataaatattacGAAGATAACGATTCGAATGAAATTAATCCAAGAaacttttaa